From a region of the Monodelphis domestica isolate mMonDom1 chromosome 8, mMonDom1.pri, whole genome shotgun sequence genome:
- the ZNF717 gene encoding zinc finger protein 717 isoform X2, whose amino-acid sequence MAFERDRLPGQEVVTFKDMAVDFTWEEWCLLTPPQKELYKEVMLENARNLLSVVFLSGEIRPEMRVTPIDTSLYVEESDRQRFMNDGPDKLCWRELFVESQNSTLIEYQRVHTEQKSYECNQCRKTFCQRSGLAQHQRIHTGEKPYKCKECGKTFSQSSSLGRHQRSHTGEKPYECKQCGKTFSRSYSLAQHQRIHTGEKVYECKECGKIFHENYFAIHQRIHTGEKPYECNECGKTFCQRSGLVHHQRSHTGEKPYECKECGKTFFQRSGLAVHQRIHTGEKPYKCKQCGKAFRLRSSLGQHQRIHTGEKPYKCKQCGKTFRLRSSLAQHQRVHTGEKVYECKECGKIFCERYFTVHQRIHTGEKPYECNECGKTFCQRSGLAQHQRSHTGEKPYECKQCGKTFRLRSRLAGHQRSHMGEKPYECKQCGKTFRLRSRLAGHQRIHTGEKPYECKQCGKTFRLSSSLAQHQKIHTGEKPYDCKQCGKTFRLRSSLGQHQRIHTGEKPYECKQCGKTFRLRPDFAVHQRIHTGEKPYECNECGKTFTRRSSLVLHQTIHTGEKPYACKECGKTFSHRSGFAVHHRIHTGEKPYECNECGKTFTRSYSLALHQRIHTGEKPYECKQCGKAFRKNSSLALHQTIHNGEKPYECKQCGKAFRENSSLAIHQRIHTGEKPYACKECGKTFRLSSSLAIHLRIHTGEKPYECKQCGKAFRLSSSLALHQTIHTGEKPYECKQCGKAFRLSSSLALHQTIHTGEKPYECKQCGKTFRLRSSLAVHQRIHIREKGYECEF is encoded by the coding sequence TATTTCTTTCAGGAGAGATCAGACCTGAAATGAGAGTTACTCCAATAGATACGAGCCTTTATGTGGAAGAAAGTGACCGACAAAGATTCATGAATGATGGTCCTGATAAATTATGTTGGAGAGAATTGTTTGTAGAATCCCAAAATTCAACTCTTATTGAATATCAAAGAGTGCACACTGAGCAAAAATcttatgaatgcaatcagtgCAGAAAGACATTCTGTCAGAGGTCTGGTCTTGcccaacatcagagaatccacactggggaaaaGCCTTATAAATGCaaggaatgtggaaagacattcagtcagagctccagTCTTGGTCGACATCAGAGAAGCCACAccggggagaaaccttatgaatgcaagcaatgtggaaagacattcagtcggagcTACAGTcttgctcaacatcagagaatccacactggggagaaagtTTATGAATGTAAGGAATGTGGAAAGATATTCCATGAGAACTATtttgctatacatcagagaatccacactggggagaaaccttatgagtgcaatgagtgtggaaagacattctgTCAGAGGTCTGGTCTTGTTCATCATCAGAGAagccacactggggagaaaccttatgaatgcaaggaatgtggaaagacattcttTCAGAGGTCtggtcttgctgtacatcagagaatccacactggtgagaagccttataaatgcaagcaatgtggaaaggcattcagacTGAGATCCAGTCTTGgtcaacatcagagaatccacactggggagaaaccttataaatgcaagcaatgtggaaagacattcagactGAGATCCAGTCTTGCCCaacatcagagagtccacactggggagaaagtTTATGAATGTAAGGAATGTGGAAAGATATTCTGTGAGAGATATTTTAcagtacatcagagaatccacactggggagaaaccttatgaatgcaatgagtgtggaaagacattctgTCAAAGGTCTGGTCTTGCCCAACATCAGAGAagccacactggagagaaaccttatgaatgcaagcaatgtggaaagacattcagactGAGATCCCGCCTTGCTGGACATCAGAGAAGCCACAtgggggagaaaccttatgaatgcaaacagtgtggaaagacattcagactGAGATCCCGCCTTGctggacatcagagaatccacactggggagaaaccttatgaatgcaagcaatgtggaaagacattcagactgagctccagtcttgctcaacatcagaaaattcacactggggagaaaccttatgactgtaagcaatgtggaaagacattcagactGAGATCCAGTCTTGgtcaacatcagagaatccacactggggagaaaccttatgaatgtaagcaatgtggaaaaacATTCAGACTGAGGCCTGAttttgctgtacatcagagaatccacactggggagaaaccttatgaatgcaatgagtgtggaaagacattcactcgGAGGTCCAGTCTTGTTTTACATCAGacaatccacactggggagaaaccttatgcatgcaaggaatgtggaaagacattcagtcatagGTCTGGTTTTGCTGTACATCacagaatccacactggggagaaaccttatgaatgcaatgagtgtggaaagacattcactcgGAGCTACAGTCTTGctttacatcagagaatccacactggggagaaaccttatgaatgcaagcaatgtggaaaggcattcaggaAGAACTCCAGTCTTGCTTTACATCAGACAATCCACaatggggagaaaccttatgaatgcaagcaatgtggaaaggcattcagggAGAACTCCAgtcttgctatacatcagagaattcacactggggagaaaccttatgcatgcaaggaatgtggaaagacatttaggCTGAGCTCCAGTCTTGCTATACATctgagaattcacactggagagaaaccttatgaatgcaagcaatgtggaaaggcattcaggcTGAGCTCCAGTCTTGCTTTACATCAGacaatccacactggagagaaaccttatgaatgcaagcaatgtggaaaggcattcaggcTGAGCTCCAGTCTTGCCTTACATCAGACaatccacactggggaaaaaccttatgaatgtaagcaatgtggaaagacattcagactGCGATCCAGTCTTGCtgttcatcagagaatccatattAGGGAGAAAGGTTATGAATGcgaattttaa
- the ZNF717 gene encoding zinc finger protein 717 isoform X3 → MRVTPIDTSLYVEESDRQRFMNDGPDKLCWRELFVESQNSTLIEYQRVHTEQKSYECNQCRKTFCQRSGLAQHQRIHTGEKPYKCKECGKTFSQSSSLGRHQRSHTGEKPYECKQCGKTFSRSYSLAQHQRIHTGEKVYECKECGKIFHENYFAIHQRIHTGEKPYECNECGKTFCQRSGLVHHQRSHTGEKPYECKECGKTFFQRSGLAVHQRIHTGEKPYKCKQCGKAFRLRSSLGQHQRIHTGEKPYKCKQCGKTFRLRSSLAQHQRVHTGEKVYECKECGKIFCERYFTVHQRIHTGEKPYECNECGKTFCQRSGLAQHQRSHTGEKPYECKQCGKTFRLRSRLAGHQRSHMGEKPYECKQCGKTFRLRSRLAGHQRIHTGEKPYECKQCGKTFRLSSSLAQHQKIHTGEKPYDCKQCGKTFRLRSSLGQHQRIHTGEKPYECKQCGKTFRLRPDFAVHQRIHTGEKPYECNECGKTFTRRSSLVLHQTIHTGEKPYACKECGKTFSHRSGFAVHHRIHTGEKPYECNECGKTFTRSYSLALHQRIHTGEKPYECKQCGKAFRKNSSLALHQTIHNGEKPYECKQCGKAFRENSSLAIHQRIHTGEKPYACKECGKTFRLSSSLAIHLRIHTGEKPYECKQCGKAFRLSSSLALHQTIHTGEKPYECKQCGKAFRLSSSLALHQTIHTGEKPYECKQCGKTFRLRSSLAVHQRIHIREKGYECEF, encoded by the coding sequence ATGAGAGTTACTCCAATAGATACGAGCCTTTATGTGGAAGAAAGTGACCGACAAAGATTCATGAATGATGGTCCTGATAAATTATGTTGGAGAGAATTGTTTGTAGAATCCCAAAATTCAACTCTTATTGAATATCAAAGAGTGCACACTGAGCAAAAATcttatgaatgcaatcagtgCAGAAAGACATTCTGTCAGAGGTCTGGTCTTGcccaacatcagagaatccacactggggaaaaGCCTTATAAATGCaaggaatgtggaaagacattcagtcagagctccagTCTTGGTCGACATCAGAGAAGCCACAccggggagaaaccttatgaatgcaagcaatgtggaaagacattcagtcggagcTACAGTcttgctcaacatcagagaatccacactggggagaaagtTTATGAATGTAAGGAATGTGGAAAGATATTCCATGAGAACTATtttgctatacatcagagaatccacactggggagaaaccttatgagtgcaatgagtgtggaaagacattctgTCAGAGGTCTGGTCTTGTTCATCATCAGAGAagccacactggggagaaaccttatgaatgcaaggaatgtggaaagacattcttTCAGAGGTCtggtcttgctgtacatcagagaatccacactggtgagaagccttataaatgcaagcaatgtggaaaggcattcagacTGAGATCCAGTCTTGgtcaacatcagagaatccacactggggagaaaccttataaatgcaagcaatgtggaaagacattcagactGAGATCCAGTCTTGCCCaacatcagagagtccacactggggagaaagtTTATGAATGTAAGGAATGTGGAAAGATATTCTGTGAGAGATATTTTAcagtacatcagagaatccacactggggagaaaccttatgaatgcaatgagtgtggaaagacattctgTCAAAGGTCTGGTCTTGCCCAACATCAGAGAagccacactggagagaaaccttatgaatgcaagcaatgtggaaagacattcagactGAGATCCCGCCTTGCTGGACATCAGAGAAGCCACAtgggggagaaaccttatgaatgcaaacagtgtggaaagacattcagactGAGATCCCGCCTTGctggacatcagagaatccacactggggagaaaccttatgaatgcaagcaatgtggaaagacattcagactgagctccagtcttgctcaacatcagaaaattcacactggggagaaaccttatgactgtaagcaatgtggaaagacattcagactGAGATCCAGTCTTGgtcaacatcagagaatccacactggggagaaaccttatgaatgtaagcaatgtggaaaaacATTCAGACTGAGGCCTGAttttgctgtacatcagagaatccacactggggagaaaccttatgaatgcaatgagtgtggaaagacattcactcgGAGGTCCAGTCTTGTTTTACATCAGacaatccacactggggagaaaccttatgcatgcaaggaatgtggaaagacattcagtcatagGTCTGGTTTTGCTGTACATCacagaatccacactggggagaaaccttatgaatgcaatgagtgtggaaagacattcactcgGAGCTACAGTCTTGctttacatcagagaatccacactggggagaaaccttatgaatgcaagcaatgtggaaaggcattcaggaAGAACTCCAGTCTTGCTTTACATCAGACAATCCACaatggggagaaaccttatgaatgcaagcaatgtggaaaggcattcagggAGAACTCCAgtcttgctatacatcagagaattcacactggggagaaaccttatgcatgcaaggaatgtggaaagacatttaggCTGAGCTCCAGTCTTGCTATACATctgagaattcacactggagagaaaccttatgaatgcaagcaatgtggaaaggcattcaggcTGAGCTCCAGTCTTGCTTTACATCAGacaatccacactggagagaaaccttatgaatgcaagcaatgtggaaaggcattcaggcTGAGCTCCAGTCTTGCCTTACATCAGACaatccacactggggaaaaaccttatgaatgtaagcaatgtggaaagacattcagactGCGATCCAGTCTTGCtgttcatcagagaatccatattAGGGAGAAAGGTTATGAATGcgaattttaa